The DNA segment TTTGTGATCGGCGTCAACGAGCACGACCTCAGCCCCACAGACACGGTAGTCTCCAATGCCTCCTGCACCACCAACTGCATCACGCCCGTAGCCGTTGTGATCGAAGAAAAATTCGGCATTGAAAAAGCCATGATGACCACCGTGCACTCCTACACCGCCAGCCAGTCGCTCCAAGACGCGCCCAGCAAAGACGTGCGCGAAGGCCGCAACGCTGCCGAAAACATTGTGCCTACCAGCACCGGCGCCGCCACCGCCGCGGCCAAAGCTTTCCCGGCTCTCAAGGGCAAATTCGACGGCCTCAGTATCCGCGTGCCCACTCCCGTCGTCTCCTTGAGCGACTTCACCTTCGTCACCACCAAGGACGTCACCAAAGAAGGCGTCAACGAGGCCCTCGTGGCCGCCGCCAAAGACCCGCGCTTCCAGGGCATTCTCGACGTCACCAATGAGCCGCTTGTATCCAGCGACTTCATCGGCAACCCCCACTCCGGCATTGTCGACCTCGCTCTTACCAACGTCGTCGGTGGCAACCTGCTCAAGGTCGTGGCCTGGTACGACAACGAGTGGGGCTACTCGAACCGCCTCGTGGAGCAGGTGCTGAATGTGGGCAAAACCATCGCCTAATCCGCCTCAAGAATTCATTGACGCCCTCCCCGACCCCGTTTAGCATAAGCGGTGTACCGTCCTAGAACGAATAGGTATGGTACTCGGTCAGTCCAGGCCGGCATGGCCTCCTCGCTCAGAAGGGTACCCCAAGTGTACAGAACGGGAACATGCATTATCGATCACGGCTTCAAGCCGCCGGACAGCAATTCCGCCGGCTGCATCTACGTAGTACTCTGCATACGCACTCCAGAGTACTTGCCCTGCGGTCAAATCCACCTCCGGAGCGACCTCTGGACCGGACCCAGGGCCGTGATGTCGTGCAACTACACGCCAAGCCAGTGGGCGCAGCACATCACCGCGGCCAAGGCGATCCAAGCGCTCGACCGGGAGGCCTGGTTCGGAGCCTTCGCTCCGTGGTTCGAGGAGCCCGAGCTCAAAGCATTCAAGACGGCTGTGCTGAGAGGAGCCTTCGACCTGAGCGTCCTGGAGCGCACAGCTGCCGAAGCCGCGGCTCAACGGGCCGCCAAGGAGGCCGCCAACGGCGTTCTGGTCGCTGCCTAGCCTTGGGGAGCCAGCCCGACCCGAAACCGAGCGCACCCGCCTCTACCCGGGGCGGGTGCGAACCAGCCCTTTTGACGTACATTCCACTAATGCTTAAAATAATCCTGTCTTGCGCCGTCACATCGCACCGCGCGGACAGTACCCACAACAGCGCCCAGGAGGGCCCTGTTTCAACCACCGGGAGAGGCTCGCAATGCCTTATCTTCAGTACACCGACCCAAGAACGGTGAACGACGTTCTCGCCGTCGGCCTCAAGTCAAGCTTCAGCGACTCGGGCGGCTGCGTAGTTCCGGGGTTGTGTAGCCACTGCCCCGACGTGCACTTCTACGACAGCAAGCGAGATCACGATCTCGGAGATCGGACGCCAATCTTCGCCATCCAGGCCGCCAAGTGGCGCGCTCTCGTCGCCGAGACCCAGCGGACCGGCATTCTGGACCCGGTCGCATGGTTCTGCAGCATCGCCGAGCGCTTCACGCCGAAGGAGCTCAAGGCCTTCCGGCTCGGCGTGCTCGATGGGCAGTTCAACTACGAACGGCTCGAAGAGAACCTCCACGCGCGGCTCGACCAACCCGAACTCGTAGCCGCCTAGCCGGCCTCACCCCCGAACCCGCGCCTGCCCCCACCGACCGGGGGCAGGCGCGCCCCCAAACTTTACAATTACCACCAGATTGCCCAATACTATAACCATGAAGATCTATCTGGGCGCCGACCATGCCGGCTACGAACTCAAAAACATCATCAGCGAGCACCTCGTGCATGCCGGCTACGACGTCGAAGACGAGGGCGCCAAAACCCTCGACCCCGCCGACGATTACGCGCAGTACGCCTACGCCGTGACCACCAAGGTTTTGGGCGAGGAAGACGACCCCCGGGGCATTCTCATTTGCGGCTCGGGTCAGGGCATGGCCATCGCGGCCAACCGCGTGGGCGGCATCCGCGCCTCGGTGATCTGGAGCGTCGACGGCGCCAAACTCACTCGCGAGCACAACGATTCCAACGTGCTCGCTCTGCCCTCGCGCATGGTCGACACCGACACCGCCCTAGCCATCGTGGACGCCTGGCTGGCCGAGCCGTTTTCCGGCGACGAACGCCACGAGCGCCGCCTCCAGCAAATCGACGACCTCTACGCCTAACCCCCGAACGCTTAGGAGGCTCCCCGGACGCCATTGTCCGGGGAGCCTCAAGTGGTCGTTGTGGCGCGTGGCCACGGGTTAATCCTCCTCCTCGGGTTCCACCCCCAGGCGCTTGGCAACCCTGCGGGCCAGCGACAAGAACTCCCGGTACACCCGGACCATCTGCGTCTGCGGACCCGGGCTGAACTCCGCCATAACTATCACGGTGGGGTCCACCCCTAGCTCGAGTAGTTCGCGACTTGCCTGGGCGGCCTCCAGAAAGAACCGGCGCAGCTTCTCACGGTCGCCATCGTGTGGCTTGGTGCTGAGCACATCGCCGACCACGCCGTGGAAGAAGTTGCTCGTAAGCGCGGCGTACGTTTGCGGCGCCTGGCATAGGGCTTTGATCAGGCCTTCTCGTGTGAGACGGTGCACCATGTTGATACGGGTGAGGTAAACAAGCTCGTTGCCCACCTCAACCGCGAAGGACCTGTCGTCGGTGCTGCGATGCTCAATCTGTTCGCACCGGAGTTTGTCGCGCCCAGGGAGACCCCAGACGATTTTGCCGGATGTGTGGACCAGAATCTCCCCTTCTTCCCATACGGCTTTTTGGGTCAGCGTGCCGCGCCGAACCTTGGTCCGTTCGCGCGT comes from the Candidatus Saccharimonadia bacterium genome and includes:
- the gap gene encoding type I glyceraldehyde-3-phosphate dehydrogenase; amino-acid sequence: MSYKIAINGFGRIGRNAFKIALGHPELEIVAVNDITSTDVLAYLLKHDSNYGTFHEEVGHDEGSLIVGGKKIRVTAEKDPALLPWKDLAVDVVIESTGRFTKVEDASKHLQAGAKRVVISGPAKGEGVGTFVIGVNEHDLSPTDTVVSNASCTTNCITPVAVVIEEKFGIEKAMMTTVHSYTASQSLQDAPSKDVREGRNAAENIVPTSTGAATAAAKAFPALKGKFDGLSIRVPTPVVSLSDFTFVTTKDVTKEGVNEALVAAAKDPRFQGILDVTNEPLVSSDFIGNPHSGIVDLALTNVVGGNLLKVVAWYDNEWGYSNRLVEQVLNVGKTIA
- a CDS encoding RpiB/LacA/LacB family sugar-phosphate isomerase gives rise to the protein MKIYLGADHAGYELKNIISEHLVHAGYDVEDEGAKTLDPADDYAQYAYAVTTKVLGEEDDPRGILICGSGQGMAIAANRVGGIRASVIWSVDGAKLTREHNDSNVLALPSRMVDTDTALAIVDAWLAEPFSGDERHERRLQQIDDLYA